Proteins from a genomic interval of Rhodothermales bacterium:
- the lysM gene encoding peptidoglycan-binding protein LysM, with the protein MGIFSFLKAIGKKVLPGREAEEITADIRESLGQQVEDLQVSFDDGTVTISGNVDSQATKEKAVLLAGNVESVEKVIDHLMIEVQPVFYTIQKGDSLSKIAQAQYGDPMKWNALFEANREVIKDPDLIYPGQQIRIPGL; encoded by the coding sequence ATGGGAATTTTTAGTTTTCTGAAGGCAATCGGCAAGAAAGTGCTTCCTGGTCGCGAAGCCGAAGAGATCACGGCCGACATTCGAGAATCCCTCGGACAGCAGGTGGAAGACCTTCAGGTATCGTTTGACGACGGCACAGTGACCATTTCCGGCAACGTGGACTCTCAGGCCACCAAGGAAAAGGCAGTTCTCCTGGCCGGGAATGTAGAGAGTGTTGAGAAGGTCATCGACCATCTCATGATTGAGGTACAGCCCGTCTTCTACACGATCCAGAAAGGCGACTCTCTCTCGAAGATCGCTCAGGCCCAGTACGGGGACCCCATGAAATGGAACGCCCTGTTTGAGGCCAATCGCGAGGTCATCAAAGATCCTGACCTCATCTACCCCGGTCAGCAAATTCGTATTCCCGGATTGTAG
- a CDS encoding PDZ domain-containing protein, which translates to MISFRISITTFLLLLGCGNSANSQEHADTTGTGTEVSATVADANVSISQSRQTAITAAVANASPAVVSVNVIEVQRVQVRDPFSDLLSDPWFEQFFGRRRSREYERQLKGLGSGFVISSDGYVVTNDHVAGRGTKITVAFPNGETYDASIVGTDQPTDLTLLKIDAGKPLPFLEFSAEENPVVGEWAIALGNPFGLFEASDPTVTVGVVSAIDRDFSVQDGRVYRDMIQTDASINRGNSGGPLINAIGKVIGVNTAIIAPGGVGSIGLGFAVPATRAVRIIEELKTTGSVDRSYYTGLYGVDVNQRIARALGLQAPTGVFVQDIDRDSPAERAGFRTYDVIVAIEGEAVSNRNDFVARLYDFRPGDAVRFDVVRAGEPVQLSMSLGRSNQ; encoded by the coding sequence ATGATCAGTTTCAGAATCTCCATTACCACGTTCCTCCTACTTCTGGGATGCGGCAATAGCGCGAATTCACAGGAACACGCTGACACGACCGGCACGGGCACCGAGGTTTCCGCCACAGTTGCAGATGCCAATGTGTCAATCAGTCAGTCGCGCCAGACGGCTATAACCGCGGCCGTTGCCAACGCGTCACCGGCCGTTGTCAGCGTCAACGTGATCGAAGTTCAACGCGTGCAGGTGCGAGATCCGTTCTCCGACCTGCTATCGGATCCGTGGTTTGAACAGTTCTTTGGCCGCAGGAGGTCACGAGAATATGAGCGTCAGCTCAAGGGTCTCGGCTCCGGCTTCGTCATCTCTTCAGACGGTTACGTCGTAACAAACGACCACGTCGCGGGACGAGGAACCAAGATTACCGTCGCGTTCCCGAACGGCGAGACGTATGACGCGTCAATCGTCGGCACTGATCAGCCGACCGACCTGACGCTCCTGAAGATCGACGCCGGGAAGCCGCTTCCGTTTCTTGAATTCAGCGCTGAGGAAAACCCTGTTGTTGGCGAGTGGGCCATTGCTCTCGGTAATCCTTTCGGCCTGTTTGAAGCGTCCGATCCGACCGTCACGGTTGGTGTTGTCTCAGCCATCGATCGCGACTTCTCAGTCCAGGACGGTCGCGTGTATCGGGACATGATCCAGACCGACGCTTCCATCAATCGCGGCAATTCCGGCGGACCGCTCATCAATGCGATCGGAAAGGTTATCGGGGTCAACACTGCCATAATCGCACCCGGTGGCGTCGGATCGATCGGACTCGGGTTTGCCGTCCCCGCTACAAGAGCCGTTCGTATCATCGAGGAATTGAAGACCACCGGCTCAGTTGACCGATCGTACTACACGGGCCTGTATGGTGTGGATGTTAACCAGCGCATTGCGCGAGCACTCGGGCTTCAAGCACCAACAGGAGTGTTCGTGCAGGACATCGATCGTGACTCCCCGGCCGAACGGGCCGGCTTTCGGACGTACGACGTGATCGTGGCCATCGAGGGCGAAGCGGTGTCGAACAGGAATGATTTTGTGGCCAGACTCTACGACTTCCGCCCCGGAGACGCCGTCCGCTTCGACGTTGTCCGTGCCGGCGAACCAGTGCAGTTATCCATGAGCCTGGGTCGAAGCAATCAATAG